The Castor canadensis chromosome 13, mCasCan1.hap1v2, whole genome shotgun sequence genome has a window encoding:
- the Surf4 gene encoding surfeit locus protein 4: MGQNDLMGTAEDFADQFLRVTKQYLPHVARLCLISTFLEDGIRMWFQWSEQRDYIDTTWSCGYLLASSFVFLNLLGQLTGCVLVLSRNFVQYACFGLFGIIALQTIAYSILWDLKFLMRNLALGGGLLLLLAESRSEGKSMFAGVPTMRESSPKQYMQLGGRVLLVLMFMTLLHFDASFFSIVQNIVGTALMILVAIGFKTKLAALTLVVWLFAINVYFNAFWTIPVYKPMHDFLKYDFFQTMSVIGGLLLVVALGPGGVSMDEKKKEW; this comes from the exons ATGGGCCAGAACGACCTGATGGGCACGGCCGAGGACTTCGCCGACCAG TTCCTGCGAGTCACCAAGCAGTACCTCCCTCATGTGGCACGCCTCTGCCTGATCAGCACCTTCCTGGAGGATGGGATCCGCATGTGGTTCCAGTGGAGTGAGCAGCGTGACTACATTGACACCACCTGGAGCTGTGGCTACCTGCTGGCTTCGTCCTTCGTGTTCCTCAACTTGCTTGGACAGTTGA CTGGCTGTGTTCTGGTGTTGAGCAGGAACTTCGTGCAGTACGCCTGCTTTGGGCTCTTTGGAATCATAGCACTACAG ACAATTGCCTACAGCATTTTGTGGGACTTGAAGTTTTTGATGAG GAACCTGGCCCTGGGAGGCGGCCTGCTGCTGCTCTTAGCGGAGTCCCGTTCGGAAGGGAAGAGTATGTTCGCGGGTGTCCCCACCATGCGCGAGAGCTCCCCCAAGCAGTACATGCAGCTCGGAGGCAGAGTGTTGCTGGTCTTGATGTTCATGACCCTTCTTCACTTTGACGCCAGCTTCTTTTCT ATCGTCCAGAACATTGTGGGCACAGCTCTGATGATCTTAGTGGCCATTGGTTTTAAGACCAAACTGGCAGCTTTGACTCTTGTCGTCTGGCTGTTTGCCATCAACGTGTATTTCAACGCCTTCTGGACCATTCCAGTCTATAAGCCCATGCATGACTTCCTGAAATACGACTTCTTCCAAACCATGTCAGTGATTGGAGGCCTGCTCCTGGTGGTGGCTCTGGGCCCAGGGGGCGTCTCCAtggatgaaaagaagaaagagtggTAA
- the Surf2 gene encoding surfeit locus protein 2 has protein sequence MLTGRAHAPRGSLAARSPIHRTTAAIAGAARERFPGRRRLLPGQGPSVSGTPAGRAPGPHSSGVVASAMGEPSEDVRAFLLQHPSLRMLPDTNRVRCVLTGHELPCRLAELQLYTRGKKYQRLARAAPAFDYVEFEPHIVPSTKHPHQLFCKLTLRHINKSPEHVLRHTQGRRYQRALHQYEECQKQGVEYIPACLQHRKRRREDQMDGDRPPGPRAAFWEPASSDEEGALSDDSMTDLYPPQLFIKKDLEGPENEDGSDDFLTDQDDEKPRPPGEKDTGDRKEAVDFRGIHKRRKKQHRSLTKKLRSHHHKPKSFSSFKHTG, from the exons ATGCTCACCGGCCGCGCGCACGCTCCGCGTGGCAGCCTCGCCGCCCGCAGTCCCATCCATCGAACCACTGCCGCCATCGCCGGAGCCGCCCGCGAGCGCTTTCCGGGTAGGAGGCGTCTACTTCCGGGGCAGGGGCCATCTGTTTCCGGAACACCGGCCGGCCGCGCGCCTGGTCCTCATAGTAGTGGAGTTGTAGCTTCGGCCATGGGTGAACCGTCGGAGGACGTGCGGGCCTTCCTGCTCCAGCACCCAAGCCTGCGGATGCTGCCCGACACCAACAGG GTGAGGTGCGTCCTGACCGGCCACGAGCTGCCCTGCCGCCTGGCGGAGCTGCAGCTCTACACCCGCGGCAAGAAGTACCAGCGCCTGGCGCGCGCCGCCCCTGCCTTCGACTATGTCGAGTTCGAGCCGCACATCGTGCCCAGCACCAAGCACCC GCACCAGCTGTTCTGCAAACTCACTCTGCGGCACATCAACAAGTCCCCAGAACACGTGCTCAGGCATACCCAGGGAAGGCGGTACCAGAGAGCGCTGCATCAGT ATGAAGAATGTCAGAAGCAAGGGGTAGAGTACATCCCTGCCTGCCTGCAacacaggaagaggaggagggaagaccaGATGGATGGGGACAGGCCACCGGGCCCAAGAGCAGCTTTCTGGGAGCCAGCATCCAGTGATGAGGAGGGAGCCCTGAGTGATGACAGCATGACGGACCTGTATCCAC CTCAGCTGTTCATCAAAAAGGACCTGGAAGGGCCTGAGAACGAGGATGGCTCTGATGACTTTCTGACAGACCAAGATGATGAGAAGCCAAGGCCTCCAGGAGAGAAGGACACTGGGGACAGGAAGGAGGCAGTGGACTTCAGGGGGATCCACAAGCGTAGGAAG AAGCAGCATCGCTCCTTGACCAAGAAACTCAGGAGCCATCACCACAAGCCCAAGAGCTTCAGCTCCTTCAAGCACACAGGATAA
- the Surf1 gene encoding surfeit locus protein 1, with amino-acid sequence MAEPIPLPADPMELKNLEYRPVKVRGHFDHSKELYMMPRTMVDPAREAREAGRISSSTESGAYVITPFHCTDLGVTILVNRGFVPKKKVNPETRQKGQIAGDMDLVGIVRLTEPRKPFVPENNPERNHWYYRDLEAMAKITGTDPIFIDANFQSTVPGGPIGGQTRVTLRNEHLQYIITWYGLCAATSHLWFKKFLRRTPGV; translated from the exons ATGGCGGAGCCCATCCCTCTGCCAGCAGA CCCAATGGAACTGAAGAATCTGGAGTATAGGCCCGTGAAGGTTAGGGGGCACTTTGACCACTCCAAGGAGTTGTACATGATGCCCCGGACCATGGTAGACCCTGCCCGCGAGGCCCGGGAGGCTGGCCGGATCTCCTCGTCAACTGAGAGTGGGGCCTATGTCATCACCCCCTTCCATTGCACTGACCTGGG AGTCACCATTCTAGTAAACAGAGGGTTTGTCCCCAAGAAGAAAGTGAATCCTGAGACCCGGCAGAAAGGCCAG ATTGCAGGAGACATGGACCTAGTTGGGATAGTGAGGCTGACAGAACCCAGGAAGCCCTTTGTCCCTGAAAATAATCCAGAAAGGAACCACTGGTATTACCGGGACCTGGAGGCCATGGCCAAGATAACAGGCACAGACCCCATTTTCATTGACGCCAACTTCC AGAGCACAGTTCCTGGAGGACCCATTGGTGGACAAACCAGAGTGACTCTTCGGAATGAGCACCTGCAGTACATTATTACCTG GTACGGACTGTGTGCAGCCACATCACACCTATGGTTTAAGAAATTCTTACGTCGGACACCTGGTGTATGA
- the Rpl7a gene encoding large ribosomal subunit protein eL8, with translation MAGPGQRRTDSTQLRGPGLSLDPSHYPNEPTTPARSGRRRLRCRGPPERRPRPPRVPRLSETAQTLRPLPSRRPLPHEGSRSATREARPFLSGASDHAAQPQPPPQTLRPHWAAEQRAADLRGAPPLQAPPPTPKMVSGAAFFGAWAMSKFYPPPSFSGCGRAGPLATSGARRALPDLAQEQWNGYPAAGCVGPCMSLAGEEDWGTQFAAVRGSEWVGRGLGPGIRVGRWSRLSPVFACGLPPTKIADARAGPSPPLPHKGSVGRWESFNCLFLSAQPKGKKAKGKKVAPAPAVVKKQEAKKVVNPLFEKRPKNFGIGQDIQPKRDLTRFVKWPRYIRLQRQRAILYKRLKVPPAINQFTQALDRQTATQLLKLAHKYRPETKQEKKQRLLARAEKKAAGKGDVPTKRPPVLRAGVNTVTTLVENKKAQLVVIAHDVDPIELVVFLPALCRKMGVPYCIIKGKARLGRLVHRKTCTTVAFTQVNSEDKGALAKLVEAIRTNYNDRYDEIRRHWGGNVLGPKSVARIAKLEKAKAKELATKLG, from the exons ATGGCGGGCCCTGGGCAGCGCAGGACAGA CAGCACACAGCTGCGGGGTCCGGGGCTCTCCTTGGACCCATCCCACTACCCGAATGAGCCCACCACCCCTGCCCGCTCCGGCCGCAGGCGGCTCCGCTGCCGGGGGCCTCCCGAGCGCAGACCACGGCCTCCGCGCGTCCCCAGGCTCTCCGAAACTGCCCAAACTCTGCGCCCCTTGCCCTCCCGCCGGCCCCTGCCGCACGAAGGAAGCCGCTCGGCAACCAGAGAGGCCCGGCCCTTCCTCTCCGGGGCCTCGGACCACGCTGCCCAGCCTCAG CCGCCGCCGCAGACTCTGCGCCCTCACTGGGCAGCGGAGCAGCGAGCCGCCGACCTACGGGGCGCGCCGCCGCTCCAGGCACCGCCCCCGACT CCCAAGATGGTGAGTGGGGCTGCGTTTTTTGGTGCCTGGGCCATGTCCAAGTTCTATCCACCGCCATCCTTCTCCGGGTGCGGCCGCGCGGGGCCCCTGGCTACATCAGGCGCTAGGAGAGCCTTGCCGGACCTGGCACAGGAGCAATGGAACGGGTACCCGGCAGCGGGATGCGTTGGCCCCTGTATGTCGCTGGCCGGGGAGGAAGATTGGGGAACGCAGTTTGCCGCAGTGCGGGGCTCCGAGTGGGTGGGCCGTGGCCTTGGGCCGGGCATCAGGGTCGGGAGGTGGTCGCGACTTTCCCCGGTTTTTGCTTGTG GACTCCCACCCACCAAGATCGCTGATGCACGAGCAGGGCCGTCGCCGCCATTGCCGCACAAGGGATCGGTAGGGCGGTGGGAGAGTTTTAACTGCCTTTTCCTTTCTGCCCAGCCGAAAGGAAAGAAGGCCAAGGGGAAGAAGGTGGCTCCGGCCCCTGCTGTCGTGAAGAAGCAGGAGGCCAAGAAGGTCGTAAATCCTCTTTTTGAGAAGAGGCCTAAGAACTTTGGCATTG GACAGGACATCCAACCCAAAAGGGATCTCACCCGATTTGTCAAATGGCCCCGCTACATCCGGCTGCAGCGGCAAAGGGCTATCCTCTATAAGCGGCTGAAAGTGCCTCCGGCGATTAACCAGTTCACGCAGGCTTTGGACCGTCAAACAG CTACACAGCTGCTTAAGCTTGCCCACAAGTACAGGCCAGAGACGAAACAAGAGAAGAAGCAGAGGCTGTTGGCCCGGGCTGAGAAGAAGGCTGCTGGCAAAGGAGACGTCCCCACTAAGAGACCACCCGTTCTTCGAGCAG GGGTCAACACTGTCACTACGTTGGTGGAGAACAAGAAGGCTCAGCTGGTGGTGATTGCACATGATGTGGATCCCATTGAG CTGGTTGTGTTCTTGCCTGCCCTGTGTCGCAAGATGGGAGTCCCCTACTGTATCATCAAAGGGAAGGCCAGGCTGGGACGGTTAGTCCACAGGAAGACATGCACCACTGTTGCTTTCACGCAGGTTAACTC GGAAGACAAAGGAGCTCTGGCTAAGCTGGTGGAGGCGATCAGGACCAACTACAACGACAGATACGATGAG ATCCGCCGGCACTGGGGCGGCAACGTCCTGGGCCCCAAGTCCGTGGCCCGCATTGCCAAGCTGGAAAAGGCGAAGGCTAAAGAGCTGGCTACGAAACTGGGCTAA